In the genome of bacterium, the window CAGGACTTAATTATTCAAAAGGAGACGCAATTATAACACTTGATGCTGATTTACAGGACCCTCCAGAACTTATTCCAGAATTAATAAAAAAGTGGGAAAATGGTGCAGATATAGTTCATACAATTAGAAAAAAAAGAGAAGGAGATAGTAAAATAAAAGTTATTCTTATCAAAATCGCATATAAAATTATAAACTTTGTATCTGAAATTAGATTACCCCAAGATGCTGGAAATTTTAAGTTAATATCAAGGAAAGCATTAAATGAAGTTTTAAAATTGAAAGAAAAAGACCCTTATATTAGAGGACTTGTTGTATGGGCTGGTTTTAAACAGGACTATATTTATTATATCAGAGAAAAAAGGGCAAAAGGTAAAACTCATTTTCCATTTTTAAGAAGTATGGGACCTTTTATGGAATTTATAAGTGGAGTAACTTCTTTTTCTATTTTGCCTTTACTTTATATAGTTGTTCTTGGACTTATTTTAATTTTTCTTGGAATTGTTTTTTTTATACTCTCAATTTTTCATCTTATTTATTTCTGGATTTCTTTTATGGTTTTCTTTTCAGGTATTATTATTTTCTCAAATGGAATTCTGGGTGTTTATATCGGAAGAATATGGAAGGAAGTATTAAACAGGCCAAATTATATAGTTGAAAGTACTATCAATATTGAAGAGAATAAATATTGACTTTATTTAAAGATTGAAATTTTATCATGAAGAAAAACGAGATGGTTATAATATTTTAAAAGGAAGTTTGAAATTAAAGAAGAATCAATCCTCTCAGACATACCAAGAGAAATAATTCTTTGCGGGTCAGAGTATATATTAAATGCAATTGTAAAAACAGTTAAGATAAAAAGTGTTTCTATTAGAAAAACTGAACTAAAAATAAAAAAATTTTTTTCAGGCATAGAAAGTATATACTTTATTCCAAAACAGATAAATAAACATGTAAGTGGAAGCAATCCTGTATGAGCAAGTCCTGACAATTCTTTTAAAGGCATAACAACTATATCTAAAAGATAACTCAAAAAAAAGAAAAAAATAAGAAAAGAATGAGAAGAAAGTGTTTTTAAATTAATTTGTTTAATGTTTTTTAAAAATAAAATTAACAAAAAGAAAGTTAATGAAAATGTCAAACTTCCTGGTAGTGTACATACATAAGCAGGATGAAGGTAATTAAAAAATTTGTAAAATAAAGGTGAATTATTGAAAAAATATTTGTAGTATTTTAATGGAAAAGGATGTAAGGTTTTTATAAAATTAAAGGAATCTTTTTCAATTCTATCAATCAAACTTATATTTTTCTGCTGTTGATATATATTTGTTGAGAAAAAAGATTTATAAACTCCATAGTTTTTAATTGACCATGAAAAATATGTAAAAATCACAAATAAGAAAATCAAATAAGAAATCCCTGTTTTTTTTATCAAATTTTTATTAAGAATTGTTCTAAAAGCAAGATGTAAAAAAACAGGAACTATATAACAACCAGCAGAAAAATGAACTATAAAACCTATACCGAATAAAAAACTTGAAATAAATAAATGAAGAGAATTCTGATTTTTAAGAAATTTAAGGTAAAAATAAAGTCCTAAAATAACATAAAAAGCACAAAATGCTTTTGTCCAGGTATAAGTTATCTGTCTTAAAATCGCTGGATTTAAAAACATAACAACACAAACTATTAAAAATAAGTATTTATTTTCAATTTTAAGGTATTCTTTACAAAAAAGATAAACTGATAAAATTAACATTGAGTTTAAAAAAGTTGAAACAATCTGATATTTATAAAATTCTCCACCTGTAATTGAAAGATAGAAAAAACAAACAATATTGAAAAAAGGAGGTCTTGAAGGAATAATATACCCCTCAAAAACTATGTCTTTTGGTAATCTATCAAGAAAAAAAATACTTCTTAAAAAATGTTCAAACCAGTCCCAGTAAAATAAACCACCAAAATAAAGAGGAATAAGTGTCTGGTAAAGAATAAAAACTAAAAAAATTATAAAAAAATTTTTTAAAAATTTAATTTCCTGATTATCAAAACCATTTTTAAGAATATAAAAGAAAGAAAAAAATAAGAAGATTAAAAGAAAAATACCATTAAAAATCGCAAAATTAGAGTTAAAAACATAACTTAAAAAACCTACTATGTAAAAAAGAAAAAAACTGAAAGCAAAATTCAGAATAAATTTTTCTTCTTTTTCAAAAGGTAAATTTTGAGTAAGAAATCTTGCAGGAAAATAACCACTAAAAAAAATGAAAAAACTTAATATCAAAATTTCAAATACATTTTTCATCAGACTTATTTTATAACTATTCAAAAAAATATTCAAAAGTTTACAAAAATCAACAGAAATGATAACATTTAAATATATAAAGAGGATAGAAAAATGAAAATACTTGTTACTGGTGGAGGTGGTTATATAGGTTCGGTATTGGTTCCTATTTTATTACAGAAAGGTTATGAAGTAATTGTTCTTGATAATTTTATGTATAACCAGACATCTCTTCTTGATTGCTGTCATTTAAAAAACCTTGAAATAATAAGAGGAGACACAAGAGATGAAAATTTATTAAAAGAAATATTAAAAGAAGTTGATGTTATATTTCCACTTGCCTGCATAACAGGGGCTCCTGCCTGTGATAGAAATCCTTACGAAGCAAAATCTGTAAATCTTGACGCTATAAAATTGATACTTAAATTGAGAAGTAAAGAACAAATAATCATATTTCCAACAACGAATAGTGGTTATGGAATTGGACAGGAAGGAATATACTGCACAGAAGAAACTCCTTTAAGACCAATATCTCTTTACGGAAGATTAAAAGTTGAAGCAGAAAAAGCAGTTCTGGACTCAGGAAACAGTATCACTTTAAGATTTGCAACATGTTTTGGAATAAGTCCGAGAATGCGACTTGATTTACTTGTCAATGATTTTGTTTACAGAGCGGTTGTAGATAGATATCTTGTTGTTTATCAGGGACATTTTAAAAGAAATTATATACATGTAAGGGATGCTTCTTTTTCTTTCATTCACTGTCTTGAGAATTTTGAAAAGATGAAAAATAATACTTATAATGTTGGACTTAGTGATGCAAATATAAGCAAATTAGAACTGTGTGAACTGATAAAAAAACATATCCCTGATTTTTATTATCATGAAGCAGAGGTTGGAGAGGACCCTGATAAAAGGAACTACATTGTAAGTAATGAAAAGATTGAAAAAACCGGATATAAAGCAAAAATTTCACTTGACGAAGGAATAAACGAATTAAT includes:
- a CDS encoding glycosyltransferase encodes the protein MDRKNLISIVFSFRNEEENLSELIKRTKNAIEKTNYDYEIIFVNDASTDNSLEILKEYAIEDRRIKIINLSRRFGYNQGLIAGLNYSKGDAIITLDADLQDPPELIPELIKKWENGADIVHTIRKKREGDSKIKVILIKIAYKIINFVSEIRLPQDAGNFKLISRKALNEVLKLKEKDPYIRGLVVWAGFKQDYIYYIREKRAKGKTHFPFLRSMGPFMEFISGVTSFSILPLLYIVVLGLILIFLGIVFFILSIFHLIYFWISFMVFFSGIIIFSNGILGVYIGRIWKEVLNRPNYIVESTINIEENKY
- a CDS encoding glycosyltransferase family 39 protein, which encodes MKNVFEILILSFFIFFSGYFPARFLTQNLPFEKEEKFILNFAFSFFLFYIVGFLSYVFNSNFAIFNGIFLLIFLFFSFFYILKNGFDNQEIKFLKNFFIIFLVFILYQTLIPLYFGGLFYWDWFEHFLRSIFFLDRLPKDIVFEGYIIPSRPPFFNIVCFFYLSITGGEFYKYQIVSTFLNSMLILSVYLFCKEYLKIENKYLFLIVCVVMFLNPAILRQITYTWTKAFCAFYVILGLYFYLKFLKNQNSLHLFISSFLFGIGFIVHFSAGCYIVPVFLHLAFRTILNKNLIKKTGISYLIFLFVIFTYFSWSIKNYGVYKSFFSTNIYQQQKNISLIDRIEKDSFNFIKTLHPFPLKYYKYFFNNSPLFYKFFNYLHPAYVCTLPGSLTFSLTFFLLILFLKNIKQINLKTLSSHSFLIFFFFLSYLLDIVVMPLKELSGLAHTGLLPLTCLFICFGIKYILSMPEKNFFIFSSVFLIETLFILTVFTIAFNIYSDPQRIISLGMSERIDSSLISNFLLKYYNHLVFLHDKISIFK
- a CDS encoding NAD(P)-dependent oxidoreductase — protein: MKILVTGGGGYIGSVLVPILLQKGYEVIVLDNFMYNQTSLLDCCHLKNLEIIRGDTRDENLLKEILKEVDVIFPLACITGAPACDRNPYEAKSVNLDAIKLILKLRSKEQIIIFPTTNSGYGIGQEGIYCTEETPLRPISLYGRLKVEAEKAVLDSGNSITLRFATCFGISPRMRLDLLVNDFVYRAVVDRYLVVYQGHFKRNYIHVRDASFSFIHCLENFEKMKNNTYNVGLSDANISKLELCELIKKHIPDFYYHEAEVGEDPDKRNYIVSNEKIEKTGYKAKISLDEGINELIKGYKIIRKYGFSNV